The DNA region TCGATACGTCGTCTCCATGTGTTGAAGATCAAGCGCGAGCTCTTCGTTCGCCTGATGAGAAAGACGAATGCGCCCTCGTCACGATCGTGGGACCATTCTATCGAGGTGGTGATGAAGAAACTGTTAATTCCGTAGTGTATCAATCGCCGTCTCAATTACTCGCTCTCTACGAGGGGGTCTTTGGAAGTGGACAGGATAAACGCGgcgttttctctcttgtcGACGAACCGATTGACTGGATTGCTAGAGACGATTATGGGTCGTTCTTGGAACAGATCGTTTTTATGCAAGCCAGTTGCGATTTACAGGCGAGAGCCGCTCTAGACGTTCTTCTTTCCGCTCGTTGGGAAAGAGTTCTTGTTGTTGTAAGCAATGACGAGTGTGGTAAAGCAAACAAACGGGCGTTTCAACGAGAAATTGATACGCGACAGCTCAAGTGCCGTCTCGATGTTGAGTATTACGAATCTCAGTTTACTACGAATCACTTGGGAAGGAGTTGCCTCAATGATACGAGTATAAGTGATCTTAGAAGTCTTTGGCGTCGCTGTTTGGATGAACCGGATTCGCCGCGTGCCATCGTCTTGCTTTCGAGTGTACCGTttgcttttgattttttccaCAATGGATACTTTGGAATTGAAACAAAGAATAGGACGTCTTTTAGTTTTCTATTGGGCGATTTTTGGGGCAATATGGCTCTCGTTGACGACTTGTACGACGTTTTGATGCGAGTTACAGAGACGGCAAATACTGTCATCGCCTTGAACACCATCACCAATGGATTGGACAAATTTCAGGAtcatatgacgtcaattcgtgCCAATTCAACCGAACTTGAACGAAATTCACTTCTTGCTGACTATTGGGAGAAAATCTTCAATTGCAATCTTTCTAATGGAACGTGCGACAATACAACGTCGCTACCCAACGTCAATCGTCCAATTTTGAGGAATTATAAAGCGTCTTTGGTAATTGACagcgtctttcttctccacGATTATCTTCGTGGCCTTTTTGAGGAGCAGACAAGTAAATTTTCTCACTTATGGTTTTCAACTTTCAATAGAGATGGATTTTCAATAACGCCAAACGTAAATTCGTGGACAGGAAATCAAGTACGCATTAGTAACGTTGACAATGGTCTCGCTCAACCCACATTTTGGTCCTATGAAATTATCGCTTGGACGCGCGAAAAGGGGCGAAATCAATCGTTTCCTTACGGAGTGTGGACATTTAATGACGACGATAAGAATAGGAAGACGAACTTGCAACTAAGCGAACATATAAACGTCACAATCTGGACTCCAAAACCTTCGCTTCCTTATAAAATTtgtccgacgacgtcgtcgcccaTAGAAATAACGGAGAGAGCTCCCACCACCAACAAATATACATCATCTGCTGTTCTTCCCGCAATATCGACTCCTATAATTGTTCTGCTTCAtatcgtcgttttgacgcTCAGTCTTTGCGTTTTGTAGCAGTAGGGTGGGGGGCAGTAGCTAATTAGGTAGAGGTAGCGAGACATTTGATTGGTAGTTAGGATAATTGGGACAGTCGTGTGAGAGTCGTTTAATAGCCGTTGAGCTGATCGTGTGTGAGTCTGTGTGCAAGCATAGAATAAATAGAAATCTATGGTGCAAGCTAGAATCAGAGCCCTATAAAAGGGCTCTGGCTAGAATAAAAGGTACGAGCATGCgttcggtgacgtcacgcttaGTAACCTATGAGCTAAAATAGTTTCTGCTCTCTTGGATCGTCTGGAAGAATGCTGACCGTCGCTTCACCGTATCCGCACAAGAGACAGTTCATTGTGTACTCCTGAAAGATTTTTCGGTAAGGGGCCCCTCTGGAGAATTAGGCCTACTTGATATTCTTCTGTTACAGTAAACGTGTATTCGTGCCTGGCTACAACGTGATTGCAACTTTCGCACACATCTGTCCGGAAGTCGTCAGCGTTTTTAGCTCTCGCACACAATGAAATTACGTTTGAAAttcacttcttcgtcgccatcCTCTTCGTTTGTCGTTTCCTCTCTATCGGACACGCCCACGGAGCTTCGTTCGCCGCACTGGGAGCAGCCCTTGTAATTCAACAAATAGACGCCAGATTCTAAGCACACCGAACCCTAGTGGATCAAGTCAAAAAATGAGCTCGAGCTCGATTCTGCAAACGCTCACCCTATCGGGGCAATCCTCTCGCAAACAATTCCTGCACATAGAGCGGGGAATaattagcgtgcgctaaacgtcgacgaaatgacgactcGCAATTTTCGCTCTGGCTATTACGGAACGCTCGGCGTGAGtggaatcgacgaaaagaagaaattagAAAAGCTCCTTCttgacgaaaaaatcggTGAGACCCCAAAGAAGTCCAAGGGAGCTCCTCGCCCAAAAatctcctttttcgtcgcgaataGATCTCGAACTTCTCAAACGAATTTGCTTGCAGTTTCACACGCCATCGATGCATCGACCTCTCGTGTGGAAATTACTTTTAGGCAAAAAAATCACCAATAATctactaattaattttgataTGTAACTTGTAGACGTGTTGCCCGTATATCGTGATATTCACGAGACGGTAACGGAGCAGCATTCTAGTCGATATCTAGCCCTCAAACAGGTTCTCGTTGTCACTAAACGTGCTCATCTCCTTTTGCCTGACCTTCATCAACAAATATACCAATTAGAAAAGGgaaatttatttcttacgAGTTCTAAAGATGTGAGAGAGGGGTGATCACGTGGggtcctaaatatttattcatttatttatttattgaagGATTCTATTAGTTCTATTGTGCGTACCCTTCACGATATTTTTCCTGATGAACTTGACAGTTATCTcatattttcaaaatttgtACTAAAGTGTGACGTTATAAGAGAAAATTTATCTCAGCTGGTAAATTAACTATGATAGTTAatattattgaaaaaaaaacggggAACTTTTTATAGGAGAATATAATGTTTAAACGATTAGAAGTTGAATCTCCCAACCTCTACGCTCGTCTAGTTGAATTTTCAATAATTTCAGTTCTACCTACAAAAAGGTACCTAGAGCACGTGCGCCTTTGACTAATTTTAGTTTAGGCTAATTTAGATGGCTTTTGCAATGTTTTGCTGACACTTTGCCACTAGCGAGTTTAGAAAGGTTAgaatagaaaataattaagtGCAGCCGATAAATAAGCGTGTTCCTAGAGTTTGGGATAAAATGCTAGCAGGATCAATATCCGTGCTGTCATTCATAGGAGCAGGTATAGTGATGACGTGCATAAGAAGCGCTATAGATCTGTCCAATCACGAGTTATTGCTAAAGACCTTATCAAGGGTAGGTATAGAgtggaaaaaaatgaaaaatgacCGCTACAACAAAAGGTATTTATAGTTGGGTGATGATCAGGCTGAGCGAGCCGTTAGTAAAGGTCTTGAGCTGTGGATACAGTGCGGAAGGCCACTGCAAGTATAAAGAGATAATTGGCACTtgtgaaaattttttatttattaaaatatGGGGAGTTGCCTAAGCTATTGAATTGCACTTTCAATTTCCCGTCTTTCTTACTTACTTCCTAGAACACGAAGTTTGTTTCTATATGTAGAATTCGCTTTTACGTTTACCCGTtgttcgatttttctctt from Oscarella lobularis chromosome 19, ooOscLobu1.1, whole genome shotgun sequence includes:
- the LOC136198579 gene encoding uncharacterized protein isoform X1: MTSTILFVFFVALQPIPCLAFEVASKCDFGRTVSKTPNPSLPASRKCSYMGGLFSVRRDRRNPFNAMYFCSPSDFHRFGVEQAEALIFAYELLNNSTDMSGYSIYDSCGLMPPIDTSSPCVEDQARALRSPDEKDECALVTIVGPFYRGGDEETVNSVVYQSPSQLLALYEGVFGSGQDKRGVFSLVDEPIDWIARDDYGSFLEQIVFMQASCDLQARAALDVLLSARWERVLVVVSNDECGKANKRAFQREIDTRQLKCRLDVEYYESQFTTNHLGRSCLNDTSISDLRSLWRRCLDEPDSPRAIVLLSSVPFAFDFFHNGYFGIETKNRTSFSFLLGDFWGNMALVDDLYDVLMRVTETANTVIALNTITNGLDKFQDHMTSIRANSTELERNSLLADYWEKIFNCNLSNGTCDNTTSLPNVNRPILRNYKASLVIDSVFLLHDYLRGLFEEQTSKFSHLWFSTFNRDGFSITPNVNSWTGNQVRISNVDNGLAQPTFWSYEIIAWTREKGRNQSFPYGVWTFNDDDKNRKTNLQLSEHINVTIWTPKPSLPYKICPTTSSPIEITERAPTTNKYTSSAVLPAISTPIIVLLHIVVLTLSLCVL
- the LOC136198600 gene encoding protein Churchill-like isoform X1 — protein: MCRNCLREDCPDRGSVCLESGVYLLNYKGCSQCGERSSVGVSDREETTNEEDGDEEVNFKHVCESCNHVVARHEYTFTVTEEYQEYTMNCLLCGYGEATVSILPDDPREQKLF
- the LOC136198600 gene encoding protein Churchill-like isoform X2, translated to MCRNCLREDCPDRGSVCLESGVYLLNYKGCSQCGERSSVGVSDREETTNEEDGDEEVNFKHVCESCNHVIAKHEYTFTVTEEYQEYTMNCLLCGYGEATVSILPDDPREQKLF
- the LOC136198579 gene encoding TBC1 domain family member 7-like isoform X2, translated to MTTRNFRSGYYGTLGVSGIDEKKKLEKLLLDEKIDLELLKRICLQFHTPSMHRPLVWKLLLDVLPVYRDIHETVTEQHSSRYLALKQVLVVTKRAHLLLPDLHQQIYQLEKGNLFLTSSKDDSISSIVRTLHDIFPDELDSYLIFSKFVLKCDVIRENLSQLENIMFKRLEVESPNLYARLVEFSIISVLPTKRWLLQCFADTLPLASLERVWDKMLAGSISVLSFIGAGIVMTCIRSAIDLSNHELLLKTLSRLGDDQAERAVSKGLELWIQCGRPLQV